The following nucleotide sequence is from uncultured Erythrobacter sp..
CATGCGCCTTTCGAATCTCGCTGACTATGCTGTCATCACCATGTCGCAGGCCTCGCGTCATTGCGGCGATGGGCGTGTGAGCGCAGCGGAATTGGCGGCGGAAACGGGCTTACCGGTGCCAACTGTGCAGCGGCTGGTTTCCAAATTGACCGCTGCAGGCCTGCTACGCTCGGAACGAGGCGCGCGCGGCGGTTTGCAGCTTGGCCGCCCGGCAGCTGCGATCACCGTTGCCGACATTGTGGAAGCGGTGGAAGGGCCAATTGCGCTCACCGCCTGCGTCGACGGCGTCGATTGCGATTTCGAGGCCAATTGCACGATGAAACCGCACTGGCCTGTGATCAACAGCGCGCTACGCGGCGCTCTGGCGGCTATCTCTCTCGATCAATTGCGCAATCCTCCTGCGCCTGAACTGACCAATCCTCTCAAAG
It contains:
- a CDS encoding SUF system Fe-S cluster assembly regulator, which codes for MRLSNLADYAVITMSQASRHCGDGRVSAAELAAETGLPVPTVQRLVSKLTAAGLLRSERGARGGLQLGRPAAAITVADIVEAVEGPIALTACVDGVDCDFEANCTMKPHWPVINSALRGALAAISLDQLRNPPAPELTNPLKEEAA